In Planococcus versutus, the DNA window TTTCTTCTTTCTAGTTGCAGAACGTTTTGTGTGCAGGAAAGCACATTGGTTTTGGAGCCGGTCATCTTGATTCTCGTAAAACCTAATTATAAACAGCAACACACAGCGCTTCCCGCAAATCAAAGCGATCAAATCTCATTTTTCAATACTTCAATCCGACCAAAAATCATTTTTGGCTATTTGTTTAGTGTTTTTGCAGGTGGTATGATTCTTGAAAAAGGAGAGATTCCCTCTATGAAATTTGTTTCCGATTTCCCAATCATTCTCGCATCTCAATCGCCTCGTCGCCAAGAACTTCTCGGCATGCTCGGCATTGATTTTACTATTGTTCCAAGTACAAAAGACGAACCCAATCCGCAGCAATTCCAAACTGCTCTCGGCTTTGTGTTAGCCTGTGCTGCACAAAAAGCACGAGAAGTAGCTACGGTTCATGCAGATGCCATCGTTATCGGCTCAGATACCATAGTTGCGCTAGACGATGAGATTTTACTTAAGCCCAAAAGCAAAGATCAAGCAAGAAGCTATTTGCAGAAATTATCAGGTCAAACGCATCACGTCATTACGGCAGTGACTGTTTTGCAAAAAAATAGCGAATTGTCTTTTCATGAAACGGTAAAAGTGACGTTTTTTGAATTGCCAGAAGCGTGGATTGAAGCATATATCAATACAGCAGATCCGTATGACAAAGCAGGAGCTTATGGCATTCAAACTTTATCAGGACTTTTTGTAAAAGAAATTACTGGCGATTACAATGCGGTAGTGGGATTACCGATTGCTTTGTTAACACAGAAACTGGTCAGTGCTGGATTTGTTTCACTAGCAGGGAGTGGTGTCAGATGCTAAACGAAGCACAGTTAATGATTCGTGATGTACATATATCCGACCGGCCGCGTGAGCGCTTGATTCATCAAGGAGCCACCGCTTTGTCGAATCAAGAACTAATCGCGATTTTACTCCGTACAGGCAGTCGTCAAGAGTCGGTATTGCATTTGGCAAACCGCGTATTGACTCATTTCGAACAAATTCAAGAATTGAAAAACGCCACAATCGAAGAAATGGTAGCGATCAATGGCATTGGACAAGCAAAAGCGGTTCAATTACTTGCGGCTGTTGAATTGGGACGACGCTTATCTTCAAAGCAAACCGACACAAAGTTTACCATTCGTTCTCCTAAAGACGCGGCTTCTTACTTAATGGCAGACATGACTTCACTCAAGCAAGAACATTTTGTGGTGTTGTTCCTCAATATTAAAAACCAAGTTATGCACCGGCAAACTATTTTTGTGGGCAACTTGAATGCCTCTATTGTTCATCCACGCGAAATTTTCCGTGAAGCGGTGCGCCGTTCGTCTGCTTCCATTGTTTGTGCTCACAACCATCCGTCTGGTAATCCAGCGCCATCACCAGAAGATATCG includes these proteins:
- the radC gene encoding RadC family protein — protein: MLNEAQLMIRDVHISDRPRERLIHQGATALSNQELIAILLRTGSRQESVLHLANRVLTHFEQIQELKNATIEEMVAINGIGQAKAVQLLAAVELGRRLSSKQTDTKFTIRSPKDAASYLMADMTSLKQEHFVVLFLNIKNQVMHRQTIFVGNLNASIVHPREIFREAVRRSSASIVCAHNHPSGNPAPSPEDIDVTKRLVEAGSIIGIELLDHVIIGDHQFISLKEKGFM
- a CDS encoding Maf family protein — translated: MILVKPNYKQQHTALPANQSDQISFFNTSIRPKIIFGYLFSVFAGGMILEKGEIPSMKFVSDFPIILASQSPRRQELLGMLGIDFTIVPSTKDEPNPQQFQTALGFVLACAAQKAREVATVHADAIVIGSDTIVALDDEILLKPKSKDQARSYLQKLSGQTHHVITAVTVLQKNSELSFHETVKVTFFELPEAWIEAYINTADPYDKAGAYGIQTLSGLFVKEITGDYNAVVGLPIALLTQKLVSAGFVSLAGSGVRC